The sequence below is a genomic window from Sorangiineae bacterium MSr12523.
GCCGCGCCGACGTGCTGAGCCACGCCAGCGTCGCCCAAAGGCCAATGGCTGCACACCCGAGTCTCGTCGCACGCGTCTTCATGGAGCGCGCATCGTAGGGATTCGCCCCGGTGTGTCTTGGCCGAGACTACGGCGCCTTTGTTCCAGACTGCCGAAACGCACCGGGCGTGGTGCCCCGGCGCGCACGCATGGCGCGCGTGAGGCTCGCCTGATCCGAGTACCCGCAACGCAGGGCGATCTCCGCGATGGACAGGGCGCGCTCGGACAAGAGCCGCTCGGCGCGATCGAGCCGCCGATCGGCCACATAATCCATGGGCGTCATGCCATAGACGGTGCGAAAGAGCGCGTGCATCCGACTCGCGCCCATCGATGCAGCGGCCGCGATGTCCGCGACCCGAATGGGGCCCGCGTAGTGGCGATGGATGAAATCGACGGCGCGGCGAAGGCGCTCGCTGCACTCGTTTGGCTGGTGAAGCTCGGCCAGCGCCAGCAAGAGCAACCCCGCACCGTGCTGCTGCACGCGATCCGCCGGCTGCGCGCTCTCCAAAAGAGGAAGCAATCCGCGCGCGAGATGCTGCACGGATGCCTGCACGGCAAAATAATGGGCGGCCGCGCCGGATCCGAACCATCGCGCCGCCGTACCTGTCGAGAGCATCTCGCACATGCTGTCCTCGCCCACGTCGAGCACGAGGAAGCGGTTGTCGCCGATGCCCTCGAAGGCGTGCCACTCCCCCGGGGCGATGAGCGCCCCGCGAAAGCGGTCCAGCCGATCCTCCCGATGCCCCACGGCAATGCCGAGCGCCCCTTCGATGGGGACGATCAGCTGGTGCCACGCGTGCTGATGCCGCTCACTCTGGTGCGGATAGCAGCGCACGGAAAGATGCGGGAGCGGCATGGCTCCCGCCAAATTACCACATTAGAAGCTGGCCTCCGGCTGGGGGCGCTTCCGCGGAGCGGGCCGCCTTTGGGTCGGGGCTTCCGGTTGCGGCGCCGCTCTCTGCAGCGAGCGCAGCGGGCCGGGCGGCAGGCTCCACACGCAATGCGGGCAGCCCGATTCGCCTTCCAGCCTGCGGTACGGTGACACGTACCAAACGTGCCCCTTGTTGCGCCGGCACTGCCACCACACCTTCTTGCGCGACTTGCCCGTGACGAGCGACGGCAGCGAGCTGCGATTGAGGCGCGGGTGCCATTCCGCCGCGAGCTGCGGATGCTTCACCGCGAGCGAGTTGGTCACCGATAGACGCCACTCCCGGCAGAATGGGCACTTGGAGCCCTTCTTGTACCGATCGAGCACCGTCGCGCGCCACTGATGATCGGGGCCGTTCGGGCACTTCCACCACACCTTGTACACGGCGGTAGCGCGCACGTCGGAGAGCGCGCGGCCCACGTTCTTCGTCGGGTGCCACTCGGCGGCCAGGTGCGGCGCCAAGGTGAGAAGCGCATTGTTCGCCGCCGTTCGTCGATTGATGCAGAACGGGCACCGGTTCTTCGCGCGGAAACGTTGGTTGGGCGGAGCCTCCCACACATGGGACGCATCGTGCTCGCAACGCCACCACACGGGATCGTTCGACCAAGGTCCCACGTCCTTCGCCGAGAGCTTTCCGTTCTTCGTCGGGTGCCATTGGCGTGCGAGCTCGGGTGCCAGGACCGCGATGGATCGATCGATGGAGATGCGCCGGTTCACGCAGAAGGGGCAGTTGGGCGAGACCGTCGTGCGGTCCACGATGAACGACTGCCACTCGTGCGCCGGGGCCTTGGGGCAC
It includes:
- a CDS encoding AraC family transcriptional regulator encodes the protein MPLPHLSVRCYPHQSERHQHAWHQLIVPIEGALGIAVGHREDRLDRFRGALIAPGEWHAFEGIGDNRFLVLDVGEDSMCEMLSTGTAARWFGSGAAAHYFAVQASVQHLARGLLPLLESAQPADRVQQHGAGLLLLALAELHQPNECSERLRRAVDFIHRHYAGPIRVADIAAAASMGASRMHALFRTVYGMTPMDYVADRRLDRAERLLSERALSIAEIALRCGYSDQASLTRAMRARRGTTPGAFRQSGTKAP
- a CDS encoding zinc-ribbon domain-containing protein; translation: MAVSSYELVEDVDLGTLVRLPENEVRTLLAGIEPARKRLERRWYRWADIHPYLTRAQIARARRLFRERGMKLRTSKQWVAGYPRLMAEWHPTKNGDTVPWKVSYGSQKRIWWKCPKGPDHEWHAMPKSRTGKLPAGCPFCTGKKVSVTNRLSIHAPEIAAQWHPTKNGKHTPEDFVVGSKFKAWWKCPKAPAHEWQSFIVDRTTVSPNCPFCVNRRISIDRSIAVLAPELARQWHPTKNGKLSAKDVGPWSNDPVWWRCEHDASHVWEAPPNQRFRAKNRCPFCINRRTAANNALLTLAPHLAAEWHPTKNVGRALSDVRATAVYKVWWKCPNGPDHQWRATVLDRYKKGSKCPFCREWRLSVTNSLAVKHPQLAAEWHPRLNRSSLPSLVTGKSRKKVWWQCRRNKGHVWYVSPYRRLEGESGCPHCVWSLPPGPLRSLQRAAPQPEAPTQRRPAPRKRPQPEASF